One window from the genome of Ammospiza nelsoni isolate bAmmNel1 chromosome 16, bAmmNel1.pri, whole genome shotgun sequence encodes:
- the CSF1R gene encoding macrophage colony-stimulating factor 1 receptor isoform X1: MGPALLLLLTTAGFWHGSASPVISPDLPALVVNTGDPVLLHCSGESEVAWNSKEVTFRNRTSSTLSIPNATYMNTGTYSCAYVNSNDKGIAAIHLFVRDPNNTWYTPSFRVWGIKGGNVDFPCFITAPEYGSSVTLIRDDGSPLLPGTNYSFSAERGVTLYNVQTKHKGPYRCQAQINGKINNSPRIRLVVEEALEKPVYVEMDPVDHVRIVGEPFQVTCRVTAPSHKYDIRWDTAAKKVNRTKRSDFENGNYFINDTLSIAAVTMEDSGKYICIANNSVGSKNASTMLQVVERGYVHLTPGQATSLEVALGDNVELQVHIKAYPKLLHWAWEHRNPLKHSKPTIFKGEMISGNNWYNNTLSLKRLKEGEGGLYTFYASHSATNESVTFSISLKSSPRVCKIKVPAEDSSLLQCVAIGYPAPRIEWYQCPVHSDRYSEEYRLISNDSRPQVVNVLPFQEVEVESSILFEELGDNFTFCCVAINGEGNASDMFHSFTITRSIVALPNKLFSPVLSTCIGALVLLLLLFLFLLYKYNQKPKYQVRWKIIEACEGNNYIFIDPTQLPYNEKWEFPRNNLQFGKTLGAGAFGKVVEATAFGLGKEDSVLKVAVKMLKSSADRDEQEALMSELKIMSHLGHHENIVNLLGACTCGGPILVITEYCRYGDLLNFLRKKTESIIIQDSALDTSLDSAADYKNIELEKKYIRSDSGFSSQGLETYVEMRPVSSSSSSAASDSAQVRGRSSEEDETREDLRPLNLSDLLQFSSQVAQGMAFLASKNCIHRDLAARNVLISDGRVAKICDFGLARDIMNDSNYVVKGNARLPVKWMAPESIFDCIYTVQSDVWSYGILLWEIFSLGKSPYPGMVVNSKFYSMVKQGYQMARPDFAPLEMYSIMQACWSLEPTRRPTFDQISCFIQKELEVHKEQDYTNLPSSAEEDSGCDTSGCCEESCEQEESGQPLLKGNNYQFC; encoded by the exons atggggcctgctctcctcctgctgcttaCCACAGCTGGCTTCTGGCATG GCTCAGCATCTCCAGTGATCAGCCCTGACCTCCCTGCTCTGGTTGTCAACACGGGTGATCCAGTCCTCTTGCACTGCTCAGGAGAGTCTGAAGTTGCATGGAATAGCAAAGAGGTTACATTCAGAAACCgcaccagcagcaccctcagTATTCCCAATGCCACTTACATGAACACAGGCACCTATAGCTGTGCTTATGTCAACAGCAATGACAAGGGCATTGCAGCCATCCACCTGTTTGTGAGAG ACCCCAATAACACGTGGTACACCCCCTCTTTCCGGGTCTGGGGGATCAAAGGTGGGAATGTTGATTTCCCCTGTTTCATCACGGCTCCCGAGTACGGATCCAGTGTGACTCTGATAAGGGATGATGGCTCTCCTCTCCTACCTGGGACCAACTACTCCTTCAGTGCTGAGAGAGGAGTAACACTCTACAATGTGCAGACCAAGCATAAGGGCCCTTACCGATGCCAAGCAcagataaatggaaaaataaataattcaccAAGAATAAGACTGGTTGTGGAAGAAG CACTGGAGAAGCCTGTCTATGTGGAGATGGACCCTGTGGACCATGTGCGGATCGTGGGAGAACCTTTCCAAGTCACCTGCAGGGTGACTGCTCCTTCCCACAAGTATGACATCAGAtgggacacagcagcaaagaaa GTCAACAGAACTAAAAGGTCTGACTTTGAAAATGGTAACTACTTCATCAATGACACCCTGTCCATTGCAGCTGTGACCATGGAGGACAGTGGCAAGTACATCTGCATAGCTAACAATTCAGTAGGATCCAAGAATGCCTCAACAATGCTTCAGGTAGTAG AGAGAGGTTACGTGCACCTGACCCCAGGGCAAGCCACCAGCCTGGAGGTGGCTCTGGGAGACAATGTGGAGCTGCAGGTCCACATTAAGGCTTACCCAAAACTTCTCCACTGGGCCTGGGAACACAGGAATCCCTTGAAGCACTCTAAACCCACCATATTCAAGGGTGAAATGATCTCTGGAAACAACTG GTACAACAACACACTCTCCCTGAAACGCctgaaggagggagagggaggccTCTACACCTTTTATGCCTCCCACAGTGCGACCAATGAGTCAGTTACCTTCAGCATCTCTCTGAAAT CTTCTCCAAGGGTCTGCAAAATCAAGGTGCCAGCTGAGGACTCCAGCCTGCTGCAGTGCGTGGCCATCGGGTACCCTGCCCCACGCATCGAGTGGTACCAGTGCCCCGTGCACTCTGACag gtaCAGCGAGGAGTACAGACTGATAAGCAATGACTCCAGACCCCAGGTGGTGAATGTGTTGCCCTTCCAAGAGGTGGAGGTGGAGAGCAGCATCCTCTTTGAGGAGCTGGGCGACAATTTCACCTTCTGCTGCGTGGCCATTAACGGGGAAGGGAACGCCTCTGACATGTTCCACTCCTTCACCATCACCA gGAGTATCGTGGCCCTTCCAAACAAGCTCTTCAGCCCTGTTCTCTCCACCTGCATTGGGGcattggtgctgctgctcctcctcttcctcttcctgctcTACAAGTACAACCAG AAACCCAAGTACCAGGTGAGGTGGAAGATCATCGAGGCCTGTGAGGGCAATAATTACATCTTCATTGATCCCACCCAGCTGCCATACAATGAAAAGTGGGAGTTTCCAAGGAACAACCTCCAGTTTG gaaAAACTCTTGGAGCAGGAGCCTTTGGAAAAGTGGTGGAAGCCACAGCTTTTGGGCTGGGCAAAGAAGATTCGGTGCTCAAAGTGGCTGTGAAGATGCTAAAGT CATCAGCAGACAGGGATGAGCAGGAGGCCCTCATGTCTGAGCTGAAGATCATGAGTCACTTGGGACACCACGAGAACATTGTTAACCTGCTGGGGGCATGCACCTGTGGAG gccCAATCCTTGTCATCACCGAGTACTGTCGCTATGGAGACCTGCTGAACTTCCTCAGGAAGAAGACTGAATCCATAATTATCCAGGATTCTGCCCTGGACACCTCTTTGGACAGTGCTGCTGATTACAAGAACATTGAGCTAGAGAAAAAATACATCCGCAG TGACAGTGGCTTTTCCAGCCAGGGTTTGGAAACTTATGTTGAAATGAGGCCTgtgtcatcatcatcatcttcagcAGCATCAGATTCTGCGCAAGTCAGGG GGAGAAGCTCGGAGGAGGATGAAACCAGGGAGGATCTCCGTCCCCTCAATCTCTCTGACCTGCTGCAGTTCTCCAGCCAGGTGGCCCAGGGCATGGCATTCCTGGCATCAAAGAAC TGCATCCACCGTGACCTAGCAGCCAGGAATGTGCTCATATCAGACGGACGAGTAGCCAAGATCTGTGACTTTGGCCTGGCCCGGGACATCATGAATGACTCCAACTATGTTGTGAAAGGCAAT GCCCGCCTGCCCGTGAAATGGATGGCCCCAGAGAGCATCTTTGACTGCATTTACACGGTGCAGAGTGATGTGTGGTCTTATggcatcctgctctgggagaTCTTCTCCCTTG GGAAGAGCCCCTATCCTGGCATGGTGGTGAACAGCAAGTTCTACAGCATGGTGAAGCAGGGATACCAGATGGCCAGGCCCGACTTTGCTCCCTTGGAAAT GTACAGCATCATGCAGGCATGTTGGAGCCTGGAACCCACACGGAGACCCACCTTCGACCAGATCAGCTGCTTCATCCAGAAAGAGCTGGAGGTGCATAAGGAGCAG GACTACACCAACCTCCCCTCCAGTGCAGAGGAAGACAGTGGCTGTGAcacctctggctgctgtgaggagtcCTGCGAGCAAGAGGAGAGTGGGCAGCCACTGCTCAAGGGCAACAACTACCAGTTCTGTTAG
- the CSF1R gene encoding macrophage colony-stimulating factor 1 receptor isoform X2, giving the protein MGPALLLLLTTAGFWHGSASPVISPDLPALVVNTGDPVLLHCSGESEVAWNSKEVTFRNRTSSTLSIPNATYMNTGTYSCAYVNSNDKGIAAIHLFVRDPNNTWYTPSFRVWGIKGGNVDFPCFITAPEYGSSVTLIRDDGSPLLPGTNYSFSAERGVTLYNVQTKHKGPYRCQAQINGKINNSPRIRLVVEEALEKPVYVEMDPVDHVRIVGEPFQVTCRVTAPSHKYDIRWDTAAKKVNRTKRSDFENGNYFINDTLSIAAVTMEDSGKYICIANNSVGSKNASTMLQVVERGYVHLTPGQATSLEVALGDNVELQVHIKAYPKLLHWAWEHRNPLKHSKPTIFKGEMISGNNWYNNTLSLKRLKEGEGGLYTFYASHSATNESVTFSISLKSSPRVCKIKVPAEDSSLLQCVAIGYPAPRIEWYQCPVHSDRYSEEYRLISNDSRPQVVNVLPFQEVEVESSILFEELGDNFTFCCVAINGEGNASDMFHSFTITRSIVALPNKLFSPVLSTCIGALVLLLLLFLFLLYKYNQKPKYQVRWKIIEACEGNNYIFIDPTQLPYNEKWEFPRNNLQFGKTLGAGAFGKVVEATAFGLGKEDSVLKVAVKMLKSSADRDEQEALMSELKIMSHLGHHENIVNLLGACTCGGPILVITEYCRYGDLLNFLRKKTESIIIQDSALDTSLDSAADYKNIELEKKYIRSQGLETYVEMRPVSSSSSSAASDSAQVRGRSSEEDETREDLRPLNLSDLLQFSSQVAQGMAFLASKNCIHRDLAARNVLISDGRVAKICDFGLARDIMNDSNYVVKGNARLPVKWMAPESIFDCIYTVQSDVWSYGILLWEIFSLGKSPYPGMVVNSKFYSMVKQGYQMARPDFAPLEMYSIMQACWSLEPTRRPTFDQISCFIQKELEVHKEQDYTNLPSSAEEDSGCDTSGCCEESCEQEESGQPLLKGNNYQFC; this is encoded by the exons atggggcctgctctcctcctgctgcttaCCACAGCTGGCTTCTGGCATG GCTCAGCATCTCCAGTGATCAGCCCTGACCTCCCTGCTCTGGTTGTCAACACGGGTGATCCAGTCCTCTTGCACTGCTCAGGAGAGTCTGAAGTTGCATGGAATAGCAAAGAGGTTACATTCAGAAACCgcaccagcagcaccctcagTATTCCCAATGCCACTTACATGAACACAGGCACCTATAGCTGTGCTTATGTCAACAGCAATGACAAGGGCATTGCAGCCATCCACCTGTTTGTGAGAG ACCCCAATAACACGTGGTACACCCCCTCTTTCCGGGTCTGGGGGATCAAAGGTGGGAATGTTGATTTCCCCTGTTTCATCACGGCTCCCGAGTACGGATCCAGTGTGACTCTGATAAGGGATGATGGCTCTCCTCTCCTACCTGGGACCAACTACTCCTTCAGTGCTGAGAGAGGAGTAACACTCTACAATGTGCAGACCAAGCATAAGGGCCCTTACCGATGCCAAGCAcagataaatggaaaaataaataattcaccAAGAATAAGACTGGTTGTGGAAGAAG CACTGGAGAAGCCTGTCTATGTGGAGATGGACCCTGTGGACCATGTGCGGATCGTGGGAGAACCTTTCCAAGTCACCTGCAGGGTGACTGCTCCTTCCCACAAGTATGACATCAGAtgggacacagcagcaaagaaa GTCAACAGAACTAAAAGGTCTGACTTTGAAAATGGTAACTACTTCATCAATGACACCCTGTCCATTGCAGCTGTGACCATGGAGGACAGTGGCAAGTACATCTGCATAGCTAACAATTCAGTAGGATCCAAGAATGCCTCAACAATGCTTCAGGTAGTAG AGAGAGGTTACGTGCACCTGACCCCAGGGCAAGCCACCAGCCTGGAGGTGGCTCTGGGAGACAATGTGGAGCTGCAGGTCCACATTAAGGCTTACCCAAAACTTCTCCACTGGGCCTGGGAACACAGGAATCCCTTGAAGCACTCTAAACCCACCATATTCAAGGGTGAAATGATCTCTGGAAACAACTG GTACAACAACACACTCTCCCTGAAACGCctgaaggagggagagggaggccTCTACACCTTTTATGCCTCCCACAGTGCGACCAATGAGTCAGTTACCTTCAGCATCTCTCTGAAAT CTTCTCCAAGGGTCTGCAAAATCAAGGTGCCAGCTGAGGACTCCAGCCTGCTGCAGTGCGTGGCCATCGGGTACCCTGCCCCACGCATCGAGTGGTACCAGTGCCCCGTGCACTCTGACag gtaCAGCGAGGAGTACAGACTGATAAGCAATGACTCCAGACCCCAGGTGGTGAATGTGTTGCCCTTCCAAGAGGTGGAGGTGGAGAGCAGCATCCTCTTTGAGGAGCTGGGCGACAATTTCACCTTCTGCTGCGTGGCCATTAACGGGGAAGGGAACGCCTCTGACATGTTCCACTCCTTCACCATCACCA gGAGTATCGTGGCCCTTCCAAACAAGCTCTTCAGCCCTGTTCTCTCCACCTGCATTGGGGcattggtgctgctgctcctcctcttcctcttcctgctcTACAAGTACAACCAG AAACCCAAGTACCAGGTGAGGTGGAAGATCATCGAGGCCTGTGAGGGCAATAATTACATCTTCATTGATCCCACCCAGCTGCCATACAATGAAAAGTGGGAGTTTCCAAGGAACAACCTCCAGTTTG gaaAAACTCTTGGAGCAGGAGCCTTTGGAAAAGTGGTGGAAGCCACAGCTTTTGGGCTGGGCAAAGAAGATTCGGTGCTCAAAGTGGCTGTGAAGATGCTAAAGT CATCAGCAGACAGGGATGAGCAGGAGGCCCTCATGTCTGAGCTGAAGATCATGAGTCACTTGGGACACCACGAGAACATTGTTAACCTGCTGGGGGCATGCACCTGTGGAG gccCAATCCTTGTCATCACCGAGTACTGTCGCTATGGAGACCTGCTGAACTTCCTCAGGAAGAAGACTGAATCCATAATTATCCAGGATTCTGCCCTGGACACCTCTTTGGACAGTGCTGCTGATTACAAGAACATTGAGCTAGAGAAAAAATACATCCGCAG CCAGGGTTTGGAAACTTATGTTGAAATGAGGCCTgtgtcatcatcatcatcttcagcAGCATCAGATTCTGCGCAAGTCAGGG GGAGAAGCTCGGAGGAGGATGAAACCAGGGAGGATCTCCGTCCCCTCAATCTCTCTGACCTGCTGCAGTTCTCCAGCCAGGTGGCCCAGGGCATGGCATTCCTGGCATCAAAGAAC TGCATCCACCGTGACCTAGCAGCCAGGAATGTGCTCATATCAGACGGACGAGTAGCCAAGATCTGTGACTTTGGCCTGGCCCGGGACATCATGAATGACTCCAACTATGTTGTGAAAGGCAAT GCCCGCCTGCCCGTGAAATGGATGGCCCCAGAGAGCATCTTTGACTGCATTTACACGGTGCAGAGTGATGTGTGGTCTTATggcatcctgctctgggagaTCTTCTCCCTTG GGAAGAGCCCCTATCCTGGCATGGTGGTGAACAGCAAGTTCTACAGCATGGTGAAGCAGGGATACCAGATGGCCAGGCCCGACTTTGCTCCCTTGGAAAT GTACAGCATCATGCAGGCATGTTGGAGCCTGGAACCCACACGGAGACCCACCTTCGACCAGATCAGCTGCTTCATCCAGAAAGAGCTGGAGGTGCATAAGGAGCAG GACTACACCAACCTCCCCTCCAGTGCAGAGGAAGACAGTGGCTGTGAcacctctggctgctgtgaggagtcCTGCGAGCAAGAGGAGAGTGGGCAGCCACTGCTCAAGGGCAACAACTACCAGTTCTGTTAG